A stretch of the Candidatus Jettenia sp. AMX2 genome encodes the following:
- a CDS encoding flagellar hook-basal body complex protein: MITSLASGVSGLKTSQMALNVIGDNLANLNTSGFKVSRVNFANELMQTIRPALESSGVVGGTNPIQIGTGTRVSSIIKNFTQGNLISTGRLFDLAIQGSGFFVLKGEFEDYYTRAGSFGLDKSNNIIDLGTGLRAKGISGNAINVPVGSTVEGRATTTASISGNLNAEFSTGAVNHVTKSISPYTVDGVPATTAALLNDLDQTTASYIAGDKISVIGSEHNGKTVNKSFVYGTDGTTLGDLIDFISNNFGTATASLDANGNLLLTSDPPGNSNLTLSISDDSGNTGRAAHPTYVADVIGSGDVYVTSLTVYDTLGTSYLITLYFEKTGNNQFDLTPTMEAEFGSVTDSISSINFNTNGSFASVDGTPTITITYPNNSMQTITLNFGTANTFDGLTQFGGTSSAASVYQDGYEEGYFSSVAVNQNGKVVSLFTNGQTREVGQIQLAIFSNPEGLSAVGNNLFSKTLASGDAVFVTALSGGVGSIISGALESSNVDMAEEFTKLIVSQRAFQANARTITTTDEILRELVNLSR; the protein is encoded by the coding sequence ATGATTACATCATTAGCTTCTGGTGTTTCAGGTTTGAAGACTTCGCAAATGGCATTGAACGTAATTGGAGATAATCTTGCTAACTTAAATACCTCTGGTTTCAAGGTATCTCGTGTAAATTTTGCTAATGAATTAATGCAGACCATACGGCCGGCGCTGGAGTCTTCCGGTGTGGTTGGCGGGACGAATCCAATACAGATCGGTACCGGTACACGAGTTTCCAGTATAATCAAAAATTTTACCCAAGGAAACCTGATATCTACAGGCAGGCTTTTTGATCTTGCAATACAAGGCAGTGGTTTTTTTGTGCTGAAAGGTGAATTTGAGGATTATTACACAAGGGCTGGTTCTTTTGGACTGGATAAAAGTAATAATATTATCGACTTAGGTACCGGTCTCAGGGCAAAAGGTATTTCCGGTAACGCTATAAATGTGCCTGTTGGTTCAACGGTGGAAGGAAGGGCTACAACAACTGCCAGTATATCCGGAAATTTAAATGCCGAATTTAGTACCGGAGCTGTTAACCACGTAACGAAAAGCATAAGCCCGTATACGGTGGATGGTGTTCCGGCAACTACCGCAGCACTTCTTAATGATCTCGATCAAACAACAGCTTCATATATAGCCGGAGATAAGATCAGTGTAATTGGTTCTGAACATAATGGGAAAACTGTGAATAAATCTTTTGTTTATGGAACCGATGGTACAACACTGGGGGACTTAATAGACTTTATTTCAAATAACTTCGGTACAGCAACAGCATCGCTCGATGCGAACGGAAACTTGTTACTTACTTCAGATCCGCCTGGCAATTCAAATCTTACGCTGAGTATTTCAGACGATTCTGGAAATACCGGCAGGGCAGCTCATCCTACTTATGTTGCCGATGTAATAGGAAGCGGGGATGTATACGTTACTTCCTTGACGGTATATGATACCTTGGGGACATCCTATTTGATAACCCTTTATTTTGAGAAAACCGGCAACAATCAATTTGATTTAACACCAACGATGGAAGCAGAATTTGGCTCTGTTACCGATAGTATTTCATCCATAAACTTTAATACGAACGGTTCATTTGCATCAGTTGACGGAACGCCGACAATTACAATAACTTATCCGAATAATTCGATGCAAACAATAACCCTGAATTTCGGTACGGCAAATACATTTGACGGATTGACCCAGTTTGGAGGGACTTCTTCTGCTGCATCTGTTTACCAGGATGGATATGAGGAAGGGTACTTTTCATCTGTTGCTGTAAATCAGAACGGAAAAGTTGTTTCCTTGTTTACTAACGGCCAGACCAGAGAAGTAGGCCAGATTCAATTAGCAATCTTCAGTAATCCGGAGGGATTGTCTGCCGTGGGAAACAATCTTTTCTCTAAAACCCTTGCTTCTGGCGATGCAGTTTTCGTGACAGCGCTTTCCGGAGGGGTCGGTAGTATTATCAGTGGCGCTCTGGAATCATCGAATGTAGATATGGCAGAAGAGTTCACCAAATTAATTGTTTCCCAAAGGGCCTTCCAGGCAAATGCGCGTACCATAACAACAACCGATGAAATTCTCCGGGAACTGGTCAATTTATCAAGATAA
- a CDS encoding flagellar hook capping FlgD N-terminal domain-containing protein: MDISGIGSTTVSNNSGVGSASANTENFLRLLVTQLQNQNPMNPLEGHEFMAQLAQFTSVEQLINLNNSFQEMFEFQQLLGGSELIGKAVTYIDTDTGENALGVVQGAMPNGGSAMVVIENREIPLSYITGIYQYL, from the coding sequence ATGGATATTTCCGGCATAGGCAGTACCACCGTTAGTAATAATTCCGGTGTTGGCAGTGCATCGGCAAATACGGAAAATTTTCTTCGTTTACTGGTAACACAGTTGCAGAATCAAAACCCCATGAATCCATTAGAGGGGCATGAATTTATGGCACAGTTGGCACAATTTACTTCCGTAGAACAGCTTATCAACCTTAATAATTCCTTTCAGGAGATGTTTGAATTTCAGCAATTATTAGGTGGCAGTGAGCTAATCGGAAAAGCAGTTACCTATATCGATACTGATACCGGAGAAAATGCTTTAGGTGTCGTACAAGGCGCAATGCCAAATGGAGGATCAGCAATGGTTGTGATAGAAAACAGGGAAATTCCGCTATCCTATATAACTGGGATATACCAATACTTGTAA
- a CDS encoding flagellar hook-length control protein FliK, with protein MLKNKMLNQSVISLLVMGMLKETSRTVPGKDQRGSYSTDFADENFLTELASMIKNPSDLNNQMFAFALPGLNRSIIGDIDYLGDAAPSMGGMATTASFQIQSDHASDRNKTVELSPDPVDISHNNPIPAQIPVTTILTHVISGHQDAGVFGGADKNRSEITPDVSMGYYTGHASESFTGNLNADENSIAMKKESIPEAREDTGFARPSGTGDEEEILPFSGIPGKSIPEPPKGYHTDFLPGNNENNERFASHVSWVNFVKNVSVRQDSVLKSDSVSEPEKILDAGQDLVKATVTESESSGTANPTVNSRVKGMGIKDGVLQAHILPDNSFMNNHGKGTSDKPGRNPVNTEEVRASRGGIPVNANSGEIPAGRTADRNKAAEFPPDPFKAEANKQTVVDFPENLTLAGLVGMSGKEKIINYGTDTIGESGINSVNIKPETYPSGTLSQIGSSAKSLELLGNGITDNILQKAKLHIQGDKSEMRVQLSPPELGTMTLELSMENDMLEAKITVERFMVKEIVEEDIPRIRALFTNSDINVNKIDVFLQEKEGGIWGSFDKDFRSGSRGGYLYNHPDQGNECFEDTTGENPVVYDAGSNQVNYFV; from the coding sequence ATGCTTAAAAACAAAATGCTGAATCAATCAGTAATTTCATTATTAGTAATGGGAATGTTAAAAGAAACCTCACGCACGGTTCCAGGTAAAGATCAGCGTGGTTCTTATTCTACAGATTTTGCTGATGAGAATTTTCTTACGGAATTAGCTTCTATGATTAAGAATCCATCGGACTTAAATAATCAGATGTTCGCTTTTGCCCTACCGGGACTGAACAGATCAATAATAGGAGATATTGATTATCTGGGGGATGCGGCACCATCAATGGGCGGAATGGCAACTACCGCCAGCTTTCAGATACAATCAGACCATGCGTCTGACAGAAACAAAACTGTGGAATTATCTCCTGATCCGGTCGATATTTCTCATAACAATCCCATACCTGCACAGATACCTGTAACTACCATATTAACCCATGTAATTTCAGGACATCAGGATGCAGGGGTATTTGGAGGTGCAGACAAAAACCGTTCGGAAATTACGCCTGATGTATCCATGGGATATTATACGGGGCATGCATCAGAATCATTTACCGGCAATTTGAATGCAGACGAAAACAGCATAGCTATGAAGAAAGAATCTATTCCTGAAGCCCGGGAAGACACTGGTTTTGCCAGGCCGTCTGGAACAGGGGATGAAGAAGAAATTTTACCATTTTCCGGGATTCCAGGTAAATCAATTCCTGAACCACCGAAGGGATATCATACAGATTTTCTCCCGGGAAATAACGAAAATAACGAACGGTTTGCTTCTCATGTTTCATGGGTGAATTTTGTAAAAAATGTATCGGTACGGCAAGATTCCGTGCTAAAAAGTGATTCTGTCAGTGAGCCTGAGAAAATCCTTGATGCAGGTCAGGATTTGGTGAAAGCCACCGTTACCGAATCTGAATCATCCGGCACAGCAAATCCCACTGTCAATTCCCGTGTAAAAGGCATGGGTATAAAGGATGGAGTATTACAGGCACATATATTACCGGATAATTCCTTTATGAATAACCATGGGAAAGGTACCAGTGACAAACCCGGCAGAAATCCTGTAAATACAGAGGAAGTGCGGGCTTCACGGGGGGGCATACCGGTAAATGCCAATAGTGGTGAGATACCTGCAGGCCGTACGGCTGACAGAAACAAAGCCGCGGAATTTCCTCCTGACCCTTTCAAAGCAGAGGCGAATAAACAAACCGTTGTTGATTTCCCAGAAAATCTTACTCTTGCCGGTCTGGTCGGAATGTCAGGCAAAGAAAAGATAATAAATTACGGAACAGATACTATTGGTGAATCCGGCATAAATTCAGTCAATATCAAACCCGAAACATATCCCTCCGGTACATTATCACAAATTGGTAGTTCTGCAAAATCTCTGGAATTATTAGGTAACGGTATAACAGATAATATCCTTCAAAAAGCAAAATTGCATATTCAGGGAGATAAATCTGAAATGAGGGTTCAGCTTAGTCCTCCGGAACTCGGAACTATGACACTTGAATTGAGTATGGAAAACGACATGCTGGAAGCAAAGATTACCGTGGAAAGATTTATGGTAAAAGAGATTGTGGAGGAGGATATTCCGAGAATAAGGGCATTATTTACCAATTCAGATATTAATGTGAATAAGATTGATGTGTTTCTTCAGGAAAAAGAAGGGGGAATATGGGGTTCTTTTGACAAAGATTTTCGGTCAGGTTCAAGAGGGGGTTATCTCTATAATCATCCGGATCAGGGAAATGAATGTTTTGAAGACACTACCGGTGAGAATCCGGTTGTATACGATGCAGGATCGAATCAGGTTAATTATTTCGTATAA
- a CDS encoding IS1634 family transposase gives MQGSESFEILTTKRLDHLPLVSACMRYLEIGQIIDELVDSHKLNCVSTGECLQAMVLSILTGQHALYKVSEVLGDYDTEIVFQKQIKAESFHDNRLGAALDQMWEAGLGMLYSKLIAKAIMKYSLGLEKLHFDTTSISLYGAYEQEEDGDDIPRITYGHSKDKRTDLKQVLFGMTVSGDGGVPLTGRITSGNTSDSTENRFNLETLREIVPDISRSILVSDSKFFSAPTVEMAFEQGISFISLMPKTVGMYEEILKEDKPSEILLTTPGRRKGEYEEYRGFSLIAPYVYKTDNAEQRHRQMRFVVVESTALQKQKERVWKAKKEKEYQGLTKLSQGIQKREFACEEDALREIDKLRKQIKVDYHRLGFEREKRTVIEKRQHRGRPRAGEQLPQRESWTVNLSFQEDAEHLSQSKQRLNKFILVTNILDSSRMTDAEILKAYKGQSSVETNFKWAKNPAAVAPIFLKDPKRIAVLGFVYLVALMVYTLMQRQIRQSLKRDQKSIPGNKGLTDNPTGRVLFQNMRGIAVVVVSLGESVFKQVTNFTQLHEDILNYFAFDTAIYQSLKTISSA, from the coding sequence ATGCAGGGGAGTGAATCTTTTGAAATTCTAACTACCAAGAGACTTGATCACCTTCCTTTGGTATCAGCTTGTATGCGATACCTGGAAATTGGTCAGATTATCGACGAACTGGTTGATTCTCACAAACTCAATTGTGTAAGTACCGGAGAATGTCTCCAGGCAATGGTCTTGTCAATCCTGACCGGTCAGCATGCTCTGTACAAAGTCTCAGAAGTATTGGGTGACTATGATACCGAGATTGTTTTCCAGAAACAGATTAAGGCCGAGTCATTCCATGATAACCGGTTAGGGGCGGCACTGGATCAGATGTGGGAAGCCGGTTTGGGAATGTTGTATTCAAAGCTCATAGCAAAAGCTATCATGAAATACTCGCTAGGACTGGAGAAGCTGCATTTTGATACTACCAGTATTAGCCTGTACGGTGCTTATGAGCAAGAAGAAGATGGGGATGACATTCCGAGAATTACGTATGGACATAGTAAGGATAAGAGAACAGACCTCAAGCAAGTACTATTTGGAATGACGGTTAGTGGAGATGGGGGAGTTCCTCTTACAGGAAGGATTACCTCGGGGAACACCTCTGACAGCACGGAGAACCGGTTTAACCTGGAAACATTGCGAGAGATAGTGCCGGATATTTCCCGGAGCATCCTTGTTTCGGATAGTAAATTTTTTTCTGCCCCAACCGTAGAGATGGCCTTTGAGCAGGGGATTTCTTTTATCAGTTTGATGCCAAAAACGGTAGGGATGTATGAGGAGATACTCAAGGAGGATAAGCCATCAGAGATTCTTTTGACTACCCCAGGTAGGAGAAAAGGAGAATATGAAGAGTACCGGGGGTTTTCTCTGATAGCACCTTATGTCTATAAGACAGACAACGCAGAGCAAAGACACAGGCAGATGAGGTTTGTGGTAGTGGAATCAACCGCCCTTCAGAAACAGAAAGAAAGGGTATGGAAGGCAAAGAAAGAAAAGGAATATCAGGGGCTTACGAAACTTTCTCAGGGGATACAGAAAAGGGAATTTGCTTGTGAGGAGGATGCGCTGAGGGAAATTGATAAACTCAGAAAACAGATCAAGGTAGACTATCATAGGTTGGGCTTTGAGAGGGAGAAGAGAACGGTTATTGAAAAAAGACAGCACAGAGGCCGACCAAGAGCAGGAGAACAACTTCCCCAGAGGGAGAGTTGGACAGTAAATCTCTCTTTTCAGGAAGACGCTGAGCACCTCTCTCAGAGTAAGCAAAGACTGAACAAATTCATTCTGGTAACGAATATTTTGGATTCTTCCCGGATGACTGATGCAGAGATTCTGAAGGCATACAAGGGACAGTCTTCAGTGGAGACAAACTTTAAATGGGCTAAGAATCCTGCAGCAGTAGCTCCTATCTTCCTGAAGGATCCAAAGAGAATTGCGGTCTTAGGATTTGTTTATCTGGTAGCCCTTATGGTATATACGCTGATGCAACGGCAGATAAGACAGTCACTGAAAAGGGATCAGAAGAGCATACCGGGTAATAAGGGACTAACTGATAATCCAACAGGGAGAGTACTGTTTCAAAATATGAGAGGAATAGCTGTGGTTGTTGTCTCTCTTGGTGAGTCTGTCTTTAAGCAGGTTACCAATTTTACGCAACTGCATGAGGATATTCTGAATTATTTCGCCTTTGATACTGCAATCTATCAATCATTAAAAACGATTTCTTCTGCTTAA
- a CDS encoding AsnC family transcriptional regulator, which translates to MTNKKEDIDIKLIKHIQEGLPITKTPYKDIGQALGISEEEVIQRLQQLLKSGKIRRLAASIAHRKIGINANAMCVWKVPKESVDEVGQIMASFEEVTHCYERPTYPDWEYNVFTMIHGYTDAECEAVIQAIRNRTGLNDYVILYSEKEFKKVGVRL; encoded by the coding sequence ATGACAAATAAAAAAGAAGATATCGATATAAAGCTTATCAAGCATATTCAGGAGGGCTTACCTATAACAAAAACCCCTTATAAAGACATTGGTCAGGCATTGGGCATATCAGAAGAAGAGGTGATACAAAGGCTTCAGCAACTGTTAAAATCCGGCAAGATACGTCGGCTGGCTGCCTCTATTGCCCACCGTAAGATCGGTATTAACGCAAACGCTATGTGTGTATGGAAGGTACCGAAGGAAAGCGTTGATGAAGTAGGCCAGATTATGGCCAGTTTTGAAGAAGTAACCCATTGTTATGAACGGCCTACCTATCCCGATTGGGAGTATAATGTATTTACCATGATTCATGGCTATACGGATGCCGAGTGTGAGGCTGTGATCCAGGCTATCAGAAACCGGACAGGTTTAAACGACTATGTAATTCTTTATAGTGAAAAAGAATTTAAAAAAGTCGGGGTCAGATTGTAG
- a CDS encoding AsnC family transcriptional regulator yields MILCDTDRKILHRLQSNMPLVERPFLELSKELDIDEDTIIERVKFMIEKGYVRRLAPIINTQAMGREATLAAMKVSEDRIEEVSEIINEYSGVSHNYLRKGKNTYIPYNVWFTMSARDDEELHRLLKEIEERTELTVRSLPTVKKFKIGVRFKIY; encoded by the coding sequence ATGATACTCTGTGATACAGACAGAAAGATACTTCACCGTTTACAATCCAATATGCCTCTCGTAGAAAGGCCTTTTTTGGAATTGAGTAAAGAACTGGATATAGATGAAGATACAATTATTGAGCGTGTCAAGTTCATGATTGAGAAGGGATATGTAAGGCGGCTTGCGCCTATTATAAATACTCAGGCCATGGGCAGAGAAGCTACGCTGGCTGCTATGAAGGTTTCGGAAGACCGTATAGAAGAAGTCAGTGAAATTATCAACGAATACAGCGGTGTGTCTCACAATTATCTCAGGAAAGGGAAAAATACCTACATTCCTTACAATGTATGGTTTACGATGTCAGCCAGGGACGACGAGGAACTTCACCGTTTATTAAAAGAGATCGAAGAAAGAACAGAGCTTACCGTGAGGAGTTTGCCGACCGTTAAGAAGTTTAAGATCGGCGTACGTTTTAAAATTTATTAA
- a CDS encoding 4Fe-4S binding protein, with amino-acid sequence MEWDKSASFLLEKVPPFVQKVVREKVETLARSRGKAVVTEAEVIAAREEFMGKASVQTAKRPIDNEKFTVLRKYSKYFDKEGNPFLYQVKSCNGAGVNCPFLITDAGILTDKIKKRMEELNFTQRLMDKIKGPILPHHTMKLAVSGCPNSCSMPQIKDFGVQAIEPVYVDARSECIGCMQCVEVCREGAVTVNGNQVSIDSEKCVHCGLCARACPSGSIKSAGKKYRVMIGGKVGRHPKFALDLLSQADESSTLKALDVCTDTILSDKTEHRFRAVIEQIGIEEIKKRI; translated from the coding sequence TTGGAATGGGATAAATCTGCATCGTTTCTATTGGAAAAGGTTCCTCCCTTTGTGCAGAAAGTTGTTCGTGAAAAGGTTGAGACCCTTGCCCGCAGCCGGGGGAAGGCCGTAGTAACTGAGGCGGAGGTTATTGCTGCCAGAGAGGAGTTTATGGGTAAAGCAAGTGTTCAAACTGCAAAACGACCTATAGACAACGAGAAATTTACTGTTCTCCGGAAATATTCAAAATATTTTGATAAGGAAGGAAATCCTTTTCTTTATCAGGTAAAGTCTTGTAACGGTGCAGGGGTCAATTGTCCGTTTCTCATTACTGATGCAGGAATTTTAACAGATAAAATTAAAAAAAGGATGGAGGAATTAAATTTTACCCAACGGTTAATGGATAAAATTAAAGGACCGATTCTTCCTCATCATACAATGAAGCTGGCGGTATCAGGGTGTCCGAATAGTTGCTCTATGCCACAGATAAAGGACTTTGGTGTCCAAGCAATAGAGCCTGTTTACGTGGATGCCAGATCTGAATGTATTGGATGTATGCAATGTGTGGAGGTATGCAGGGAGGGTGCCGTTACTGTGAACGGGAATCAGGTCAGCATTGATAGCGAAAAATGTGTACACTGCGGTCTCTGTGCCAGGGCGTGCCCATCAGGTTCTATAAAATCAGCCGGGAAAAAATACCGTGTAATGATTGGTGGAAAAGTCGGGCGTCACCCTAAATTTGCCCTGGACTTGTTGTCCCAGGCAGATGAATCCTCTACGTTAAAAGCCCTCGATGTATGTACAGATACGATTCTTTCGGATAAAACTGAACACCGGTTCAGAGCAGTTATAGAACAAATAGGAATTGAGGAGATAAAAAAACGAATATGA
- a CDS encoding TPM domain-containing protein, giving the protein MHKKLFYRCFLILFLLCLCLPAQAQEIPVPRTYVEDRANIIRDTIKRNLNGYLQELEQKTGAQMIVLTVTTTGGITIENYAIELAGKWRLGQEGKDNGVLIVIAKNDRAYRIEVGYGLEGALPDSYCGTVGRTYFVPNFQRGNYSEGIYQGVIALVHRIAEEKNITITGMPAMTEVRKNRQQQPLFLFLILFIVLPFFLNHFFFRHSRRRYWRGGTPIIFGGPRGFGGSTGGFGGFGSFGGGGGGSFGGGGVSGRW; this is encoded by the coding sequence ATGCATAAAAAACTTTTTTACAGATGCTTTCTTATCCTATTTCTTCTGTGCCTATGTCTTCCTGCCCAGGCACAGGAAATACCCGTTCCCCGCACATACGTAGAAGACAGAGCCAATATCATTCGGGACACAATAAAAAGGAATTTGAATGGCTATCTTCAGGAATTAGAGCAAAAGACAGGCGCACAGATGATTGTTCTCACGGTTACTACAACAGGCGGTATTACCATTGAAAACTATGCAATAGAACTTGCCGGAAAGTGGAGGTTAGGACAGGAAGGGAAGGATAATGGCGTACTTATTGTTATTGCAAAGAATGACCGTGCTTACAGAATCGAGGTGGGATACGGACTTGAAGGCGCATTGCCGGATAGTTATTGCGGCACGGTGGGAAGGACCTACTTCGTTCCCAATTTTCAGCGTGGCAATTACAGTGAAGGCATATATCAGGGCGTTATTGCGCTGGTTCACAGGATTGCAGAAGAAAAAAATATAACGATTACAGGCATGCCTGCAATGACCGAAGTAAGAAAAAACAGACAACAGCAACCGCTTTTTCTATTCCTGATACTCTTTATAGTGCTACCATTTTTTTTAAACCATTTCTTTTTCAGACATAGCAGAAGGCGATACTGGAGAGGTGGCACACCAATAATCTTTGGCGGACCAAGAGGATTTGGCGGCAGTACAGGTGGTTTTGGTGGCTTTGGTAGTTTTGGCGGCGGTGGTGGCGGATCATTTGGTGGAGGCGGTGTGTCAGGACGATGGTAA
- a CDS encoding LemA family protein, translated as MKKALPAIAVVVFTGILFSAWYVNGYNRVVRLQEDVQKAWAQVDTQLKRRYDLIPNLVETVKGYAAHEKEIFENLAEARRGYFTAGTIEDKTRAATRVEGFLSRLLAFREAYPELKANESFLKLQDTLEGTENRISVERKRYNDAVREYNAYIKSYFGRFFASRTGATEASYFEVAETEKEAPRVKF; from the coding sequence ATGAAAAAGGCGTTACCCGCTATTGCTGTTGTGGTATTTACAGGCATACTCTTCAGCGCCTGGTATGTAAATGGATATAACCGGGTTGTCAGATTACAGGAGGATGTTCAAAAAGCCTGGGCGCAGGTAGATACCCAGCTCAAAAGGCGATATGACCTCATCCCTAATCTCGTAGAAACCGTAAAAGGTTATGCAGCCCATGAAAAAGAAATTTTCGAAAATCTGGCCGAAGCAAGAAGAGGATACTTTACCGCCGGAACAATAGAGGATAAAACCAGGGCGGCTACCCGCGTTGAGGGCTTCTTGTCCCGTTTGCTCGCATTTCGGGAGGCTTATCCCGAACTTAAAGCAAATGAATCGTTTCTTAAACTGCAGGACACCCTGGAAGGCACTGAAAATCGCATTTCCGTAGAACGCAAGAGATATAATGATGCCGTCAGGGAATACAATGCATATATAAAAAGCTACTTCGGCCGTTTCTTTGCTTCACGTACCGGAGCCACCGAGGCAAGCTATTTTGAGGTTGCAGAGACTGAAAAAGAGGCACCAAGGGTAAAGTTTTGA
- a CDS encoding site-specific DNA-methyltransferase gives MREIRADIRLGDCHEVLKTFPDNTFDLIVTSPPYADSRSRTYGGIKPDDYVAWFLPRSLEFLRVLKPTGTFILNIKEKAVNGERHTYVLELILSLRKQGWLWTEEFIWHKKNCYPGKWPNRFRDAWERCLQFNKTKKFKMFQDAVRVPMGEWAHTRLKSLGKNDVIRFNSQAGSGFGKNIANWLNRDLAYPTNVIHLATETGNKNHSATFPKSLPEWFIKLFTEEDDWVLDPFVGSGTTCEVAQEICRNSVGIDIKPEYYHMAKSKNKETERLLCEESASYGNNNRKRNNKLH, from the coding sequence ATGCGTGAGATAAGAGCAGACATCCGTCTCGGAGATTGCCATGAGGTACTTAAAACGTTTCCGGATAATACATTCGATTTAATTGTCACCTCCCCTCCTTACGCTGATAGCCGTTCCAGGACATACGGGGGTATAAAACCCGATGATTATGTTGCGTGGTTTTTGCCGCGTTCACTGGAATTTCTTCGCGTTCTAAAGCCAACAGGAACCTTCATTTTAAATATCAAAGAAAAGGCGGTTAACGGCGAACGTCATACCTATGTCCTCGAATTGATTCTTTCACTACGCAAGCAGGGGTGGCTTTGGACAGAAGAATTTATCTGGCACAAAAAAAATTGTTATCCTGGGAAATGGCCAAATCGCTTTCGCGACGCATGGGAACGATGCTTGCAATTTAATAAAACAAAAAAATTTAAGATGTTTCAGGATGCAGTCAGAGTTCCCATGGGAGAATGGGCACATACACGTTTAAAGTCCCTTGGCAAAAACGACGTAATCCGATTTAATTCACAAGCTGGTAGCGGATTTGGTAAAAATATAGCTAATTGGTTGAATAGGGATCTAGCTTACCCTACAAATGTAATTCACCTTGCAACGGAGACGGGAAATAAAAATCATAGCGCAACGTTTCCGAAATCTTTACCCGAATGGTTTATAAAATTGTTTACTGAAGAAGATGATTGGGTTTTGGATCCTTTCGTAGGTTCCGGAACAACGTGCGAAGTTGCGCAAGAAATATGCAGAAATTCCGTGGGAATAGATATCAAGCCGGAATATTACCATATGGCTAAATCAAAAAACAAAGAGACAGAACGGCTACTTTGCGAAGAAAGCGCCAGTTATGGGAATAATAACAGAAAAAGAAATAACAAATTACATTGA
- a CDS encoding PmeII family type II restriction endonuclease, whose protein sequence is MGIITEKEITNYIEKNIESFHRRRLESLCKLRLKIVLKRKNPYLFKAKNITTAGELVKGLLDAHLSSQEEGVFGDFLEGLAVFINNKVYGGHKSSSEGIDLEFEKDSIVYIVSIKSGPNWGNSGQIKKMIENFKKAKQRRRTYASKTNIVAVNGCCYGKLKREDKGEYLKKCGQSFWRFISGDDNLYTEIIEPLGHKAKEKNEEFLIEYGNVVNKFTKQFMDEFCSSDGSKILWDRIVKLNSGSEISKNSWAF, encoded by the coding sequence ATGGGAATAATAACAGAAAAAGAAATAACAAATTACATTGAAAAGAACATCGAAAGCTTTCACCGTCGACGTCTTGAAAGTCTCTGCAAATTGAGATTGAAGATAGTTTTAAAACGCAAAAATCCGTATCTTTTCAAGGCTAAAAACATTACAACCGCTGGCGAGCTTGTAAAAGGCTTGCTTGATGCACATTTATCATCGCAGGAAGAGGGAGTTTTTGGTGATTTTCTCGAAGGATTAGCAGTATTTATTAATAATAAGGTATATGGTGGTCATAAATCATCGAGCGAAGGTATAGATCTCGAGTTTGAAAAGGATTCGATTGTTTATATCGTTTCGATTAAATCCGGACCAAATTGGGGAAATAGTGGTCAAATCAAGAAAATGATAGAAAATTTCAAGAAAGCCAAACAAAGGAGAAGAACATATGCATCAAAAACTAATATTGTTGCAGTAAATGGCTGTTGCTATGGGAAACTCAAGAGAGAAGACAAAGGCGAGTATCTGAAAAAATGCGGGCAGAGCTTTTGGCGTTTTATATCGGGAGATGATAATCTTTACACAGAAATTATTGAACCACTCGGTCATAAAGCAAAAGAAAAAAACGAAGAATTCTTGATAGAATATGGAAATGTCGTGAATAAATTTACCAAGCAATTCATGGATGAGTTTTGCAGTTCAGATGGCAGCAAAATATTATGGGATAGAATCGTTAAGCTAAATTCTGGCTCAGAAATCAGTAAAAATTCCTGGGCATTTTAA